The segment ATTCCGCCGGGACCGGGCTGCGCATGCCCTCGACATCCCTCAACGGTGGCAGGCCATAAAGGCGGCTATATTCGCGGCTGAACTGCGACGGGCTCTGATAGCCGACGCGATGGCCGGCGGAGCCGACATCCAACTGCTCCACGATCATCAATCGCCGCGCCTCGTGTAGACGAAGCTGCTTCTGGTATTGCATCGGCGTCATGGCAGTCACGGCTTTGAAATGGTGATGCAGCGAGGAAACGCTCATGCCGACGCGTTCCGCCAGCTCCTCGATGCGCAGCGGCTGGGCGAAATTGCCGCGTATCCAGGCAACCGCACGCGCCACTCGGTTGCTCTGGCTTTCGGCCATGGCGACCTGCAGCAATCGAGGGCCGTTCGGACCGGTCAGCAAACGATAAAGAATCTCCTGCTCGATCAACGGCGCCATGGCCGGAATATCCTCAGGTCGGTCGAGCAGTCTAAGCAGCCGCAGCGAGGCATCGAGCAGTTCCGGTGATGCCGCATTGACCGCCAGCCCGCGCATAGGTTCCGCCGTCATTGCTTGGCGCGGAATATTGACACGCGATAACAGCTCCTTCAGCCGCTCGCTGTCGAGCACCATGGAGAAGCAAAGATAGGGAGTGTCATTGCGGACATTGGTGACCTGCGTCGATACCGGCAGGTCGAGGGCGGTCAGAATATACTCGCCGACACCATAGTGGTAGGTATCGGCCCCCACCGTCAAGCTCTTCCGCCCCTGAACCACAACGGCATAGGAGGGTCGATAGGCCCCGTGTTGCCAAACGGTGACCGCCGACTGCCGGTATAGATTGAGACCGTCTATCGGCGTGCGGTGTTCTCCGTCCCCTGTGGCGAAACGGGCAACGATGGAGGCGAGTTCCTGATTGGGATTGAAAGCCAGTGTCATGCGCAACCGATTGTTTTTGAGAGCGTGTAGAGGCTTATCTAGGTGAACCCCTCTCGCTGAAAAAGAGCCGCCGTCAATTTAGATTCGCAGGATCGTACATAAAGCTTGCAGGATCGCTCTAACGCTGCGGCCCGGTCTCGATGCATAGTCCAGCGTCTCAATTCCATTCCCAACCCACCTCAAGGAACCTCCCATGCCTATCGCAAAGGGTTATGCAGCAACCGACGCTTCCAAGCCGCTCACTCCGTTCACCTTCGAACGCCGTGATCCGAACGAGGACGACGTCGTCATCGCGATCAAATTCTCTGGCATCTGCCATTCCGACATTCATCAGGCCCGCAACGAATGGGGCAATGCCAAATATCCGATGGTTCCGGGTCATGAGATCGCCGGCATCGTCAGCGCGGTCGGCTCGAAAGTGACCAAATTCAAGGTTGGCGATCGCGTTGGCGTCGGCTGCTTCGTCAATTCGTGCACGACTTGCGCCACCCGCGATCTCGACCTAGAACATTACATGCCCGGCGTGGTCCAGACCTACAACGACGTCGAAGCCGACGGCGAAACGCCGACCTATGGCGGCTATTCGGATTCGATCGTCGTCAAGGAAGGCTATGTCCTTTCCATCCCCGACAATCTTCCGCTTGACGCTGCAGCTCCACTGCTCTGCGCCGGCATCACGCTTTACTCGCCGCTGCACCACTGGAAGGCCGGCCCCGGCAAGAAAGTTGCGATCGTCGGCATGGGCGGCCTCGGCCATATGGGCGTCAAGATCGCCCACGCCATGGGTGCAGACGTCACCGTTCTCAGCCAGACGCTGTCGAAAAAGGAAGACGGTCTGCGTCTCGGCGCCGATCACTAC is part of the Rhizobium sp. CB3090 genome and harbors:
- a CDS encoding AraC family transcriptional regulator gives rise to the protein MTLAFNPNQELASIVARFATGDGEHRTPIDGLNLYRQSAVTVWQHGAYRPSYAVVVQGRKSLTVGADTYHYGVGEYILTALDLPVSTQVTNVRNDTPYLCFSMVLDSERLKELLSRVNIPRQAMTAEPMRGLAVNAASPELLDASLRLLRLLDRPEDIPAMAPLIEQEILYRLLTGPNGPRLLQVAMAESQSNRVARAVAWIRGNFAQPLRIEELAERVGMSVSSLHHHFKAVTAMTPMQYQKQLRLHEARRLMIVEQLDVGSAGHRVGYQSPSQFSREYSRLYGLPPLRDVEGMRSPVPAE
- a CDS encoding NAD(P)-dependent alcohol dehydrogenase, with translation MPIAKGYAATDASKPLTPFTFERRDPNEDDVVIAIKFSGICHSDIHQARNEWGNAKYPMVPGHEIAGIVSAVGSKVTKFKVGDRVGVGCFVNSCTTCATRDLDLEHYMPGVVQTYNDVEADGETPTYGGYSDSIVVKEGYVLSIPDNLPLDAAAPLLCAGITLYSPLHHWKAGPGKKVAIVGMGGLGHMGVKIAHAMGADVTVLSQTLSKKEDGLRLGADHYYATSDAETFKTLAGMFDLLIMTVGIAVDWNAYLSLLKVDGSMVVVGAPEHPVPVHAFSLIPGRRSLSGSMIGSIKETQEMLDFCGKHNIASEIEVINIDQVNEAYERVLKSDVRYRFVIDIASLA